The proteins below come from a single Pseudarthrobacter sp. SSS035 genomic window:
- a CDS encoding thiamine pyrophosphate-binding protein, with protein MTSLTVSGHVAQVLSSYLSDVFGVMGNGNVYFLDAAEKLGLRFSPVRHEGAAIAAADAYYRTSGRLAAGTTTYGPGYTNALTALAEAVQAQIPVVLVTGDAPSTGARPQDVDQAAIAAGLGAATFTVTREAAGSITRQAVEYALTKRTAVVIAIPYDLAALEAADEELPAPLAPQVMDDVDGGLGQVARLLAGAKRPLILAGRGAHLAGAGPELRELADRLGALTAGTALALNLLKGEGYLGVAGGFGTDTAAGLMGEADVVLVAGASLSPFTMRFGHLLGPDSTVIQIDTALQPTHPRVDMFVSADVKSAAGHLLRMLDGPASPDASRAEAWRAEARRRLAEGPAHHPGSDETPDGRLDPRSLATALDAVLPERRTVVQDGGHFVGWAPMYWRIPRPQDLVMVGTAYQAIGLGLASAVGAARAVEDGRTLVLASGDGGFLMGLADLESLIGAASSAVVVIYNDAAYGAEIHQYGSQGLTEKPMLIPEVDFSGIARALGAESAIIRSLADLSALEDWIDAGAKGTFVADCRITSSVRAPWLSEWMQASQAAKAAVAG; from the coding sequence ATGACTTCACTTACCGTCTCCGGCCACGTGGCACAGGTTCTCAGCAGCTACCTCAGCGATGTCTTCGGCGTTATGGGCAACGGAAACGTCTACTTCCTGGACGCCGCGGAAAAGCTGGGCCTCCGTTTCTCCCCCGTCCGCCATGAAGGCGCCGCCATCGCCGCGGCCGACGCCTACTACCGGACGTCAGGACGTCTCGCCGCGGGCACCACCACCTACGGCCCCGGCTACACCAATGCACTCACCGCCCTCGCCGAGGCGGTCCAGGCGCAAATCCCCGTCGTGCTGGTCACCGGGGACGCTCCGAGCACTGGCGCCCGGCCGCAGGACGTGGACCAGGCGGCCATCGCCGCCGGCCTCGGCGCGGCCACTTTCACCGTCACCCGCGAAGCCGCGGGCTCCATCACACGGCAGGCGGTGGAGTACGCGCTGACCAAGCGCACCGCCGTCGTGATTGCGATCCCCTACGACCTCGCGGCACTTGAGGCTGCGGACGAAGAGCTTCCGGCGCCGTTGGCACCTCAGGTGATGGACGACGTCGACGGCGGCCTTGGGCAGGTAGCCCGCCTGCTCGCCGGGGCGAAGCGGCCGCTGATCCTCGCCGGCCGCGGTGCGCATCTCGCCGGAGCCGGCCCGGAGCTCCGGGAGCTCGCCGACCGCCTCGGCGCACTGACCGCCGGAACCGCCCTGGCGCTCAACCTCCTCAAAGGCGAGGGGTACTTGGGCGTCGCCGGCGGTTTCGGCACGGACACCGCGGCCGGGCTCATGGGTGAGGCCGATGTGGTCCTGGTGGCCGGGGCGAGCCTGAGCCCCTTCACCATGCGGTTCGGGCACCTGCTCGGCCCGGACAGCACCGTCATCCAGATCGACACCGCCCTGCAGCCGACGCACCCCCGGGTGGATATGTTCGTCAGCGCGGACGTGAAGTCTGCGGCGGGACACCTCCTGAGGATGCTGGACGGCCCGGCCTCGCCGGACGCCAGCCGCGCCGAAGCCTGGCGTGCGGAAGCCCGAAGGCGCCTGGCCGAGGGACCGGCCCATCACCCGGGCTCCGACGAGACCCCGGACGGCCGGCTGGACCCGCGCTCCCTGGCCACGGCACTGGATGCGGTGCTGCCGGAGCGCCGCACGGTGGTCCAGGACGGCGGGCACTTCGTCGGCTGGGCACCCATGTACTGGCGCATCCCCAGGCCCCAGGACCTGGTCATGGTGGGGACCGCCTACCAGGCCATCGGGCTGGGCCTTGCCAGCGCCGTCGGGGCAGCCCGCGCAGTGGAGGACGGCCGCACCCTGGTGCTGGCCTCCGGCGACGGTGGTTTCCTGATGGGCCTGGCCGACCTCGAATCGCTGATTGGTGCTGCCAGCAGCGCCGTCGTGGTGATCTACAACGATGCCGCCTACGGCGCCGAGATCCACCAGTACGGCTCCCAGGGCCTGACCGAAAAGCCCATGCTGATCCCCGAGGTGGACTTTAGCGGCATCGCCCGCGCGCTCGGCGCCGAGTCGGCGATCATCCGCTCACTGGCGGACCTTTCCGCGCTCGAGGATTGGATCGACGCCGGCGCAAAGGGAACCTTCGTGGCCGACTGCCGGATCACGTCGAGCGTCCGGGCCCCGTGGCTGAGCGAGTGGATGCAGGCCTCGCAGGCTGCGAAGGCGGCGGTGGCGGGCTAA
- a CDS encoding ketopantoate reductase family protein, whose translation MRILVVGAGATGGAFGTLLQEAGRDVTYLVRPRKQEILRRDGLRFISPTADRTHPVKTITAPDGSEAFDLILVTVKATAFEGVLGEIGAFLGVGTSIIPILNGMAHVDRLEQLYPGQVLGGLARIVATLDGDVVRQQMPLTSLTVGGLNGNPVPTDVSEALDVPGVDFSVVDDVAGALWEKWVFIAAAGIVNCLFRAPVGRIIEAGGEARILEAISETEAVAAAAGHPVSDAGHAQAIGILTQPGSAFTSSLYRDLSAGLPSEAEHILGDLAGRARSRNVPTPLLELTLIQIRAGLPT comes from the coding sequence ATGCGGATACTCGTCGTCGGAGCCGGAGCCACAGGCGGGGCGTTCGGTACGCTCCTGCAGGAAGCGGGACGGGATGTCACCTATTTGGTGCGGCCGCGCAAGCAGGAGATCCTTCGCCGCGACGGGTTACGCTTCATCTCCCCCACCGCTGACCGGACGCACCCGGTAAAAACCATCACGGCACCGGACGGGTCAGAGGCCTTCGATCTGATCCTCGTCACGGTCAAAGCCACCGCGTTCGAGGGCGTACTCGGCGAGATTGGCGCTTTTCTGGGGGTTGGAACCAGCATCATTCCCATCCTCAACGGCATGGCCCATGTGGACCGGCTTGAGCAGCTGTACCCGGGCCAGGTGCTCGGCGGCCTGGCCCGGATCGTCGCCACTCTCGACGGCGATGTGGTCCGCCAGCAGATGCCCCTCACTTCCCTCACCGTGGGCGGGCTCAACGGAAACCCTGTACCTACGGATGTTTCCGAGGCTCTGGACGTGCCCGGCGTCGACTTCTCGGTAGTGGACGACGTGGCCGGCGCCCTGTGGGAGAAATGGGTATTCATCGCTGCCGCAGGAATCGTCAACTGCCTGTTCCGGGCGCCGGTTGGACGGATCATCGAGGCCGGCGGCGAGGCCAGGATCCTGGAGGCCATCAGTGAAACCGAAGCGGTGGCGGCGGCGGCAGGACATCCTGTTTCCGACGCCGGTCATGCACAAGCGATCGGCATACTGACTCAACCGGGATCGGCGTTCACTTCCTCCCTGTACCGGGACCTCAGCGCAGGGCTCCCATCGGAGGCCGAGCACATCCTCGGCGACCTTGCCGGCAGAGCCCGCAGCCGCAACGTCCCTACGCCTCTGTTGGAGCTCACCCTCATCCAGATCAGGGCCGGCCTGCCAACCTGA
- the hisC gene encoding histidinol-phosphate transaminase, whose amino-acid sequence MTRDQLLTAPDAALPTLRGAVAGLPPYVPGRRSAGTDIAALASNESHYEPLPAAAAAVAAAACTMNRYPDSAAVELRERIARHLGVTVGEVAVGPGSVGVLQQIITGLCDAGDEVIFAWRSFEAYPILVELAGARPVRIPLDGAEGHDLDAMAAAVTARTKVILLCTPNNPTGVPISHKRLEAFLQAVRSDVLVVIDEAYVEYAEAGSGPDSLSLYRQYPNVCILRTFSKAYGLAGLRVGYAVAAPGIAEGLRRTALPFSVSALAQKAAIASLDAGEEMEARVAAVRQERERMAAQLEAQGWKLQASQGNFLWIRADDDLCARLVDAFDRASILVRAYQGDGVRITVAAPASNDRVLRLLQAHAA is encoded by the coding sequence ATGACCCGTGATCAACTCCTGACTGCACCGGACGCCGCGCTTCCCACCCTTCGCGGCGCGGTGGCCGGTCTTCCGCCCTACGTCCCGGGCCGGCGCAGCGCCGGCACGGACATTGCGGCCCTCGCCAGCAACGAAAGCCACTACGAGCCACTGCCCGCTGCCGCCGCCGCGGTGGCCGCAGCGGCCTGCACCATGAACCGCTACCCGGACAGTGCCGCCGTAGAACTCCGTGAACGGATTGCCCGCCACCTCGGCGTCACGGTCGGAGAGGTCGCGGTGGGACCCGGCAGCGTCGGCGTCCTCCAGCAGATCATCACTGGACTGTGCGACGCCGGCGATGAAGTGATCTTCGCGTGGCGCTCTTTCGAGGCGTACCCCATCCTGGTTGAGCTGGCAGGTGCCCGGCCGGTCCGCATCCCGCTGGACGGCGCTGAGGGCCACGACCTCGATGCCATGGCCGCGGCCGTCACTGCCCGCACGAAGGTGATCCTGCTCTGCACCCCCAACAATCCGACCGGTGTGCCGATCAGCCACAAACGCCTCGAGGCGTTCCTGCAAGCCGTCCGCTCCGACGTCCTCGTGGTGATCGACGAGGCCTACGTGGAATACGCCGAAGCGGGCAGCGGCCCCGATTCCCTGAGCCTCTACCGCCAGTACCCGAACGTCTGCATCCTGCGCACCTTCTCGAAGGCGTACGGCCTCGCCGGCCTGCGCGTGGGCTACGCCGTGGCGGCGCCGGGCATCGCTGAGGGACTGCGCCGGACCGCCCTTCCCTTCTCGGTGAGCGCGCTGGCCCAGAAGGCGGCCATCGCGTCGCTGGACGCCGGGGAGGAGATGGAAGCGCGGGTCGCCGCGGTCAGGCAGGAGCGCGAACGGATGGCCGCGCAGCTGGAAGCCCAGGGCTGGAAACTGCAGGCGAGCCAGGGCAACTTCCTGTGGATCCGTGCGGATGACGATCTCTGCGCGAGGCTGGTGGACGCGTTTGACCGCGCGAGCATCCTGGTCCGGGCGTACCAGGGGGACGGTGTGCGGATCACCGTGGCCGCCCCCGCCTCAAACGATCGCGTGCTCCGGCTTCTGCAAGCCCACGCAGCCTAA
- a CDS encoding Lrp/AsnC family transcriptional regulator: MTIASSRTLDSLDGRIILALDEDPEASALALSRTLGVARNTVHARLSRLERSGALRSFSRRLDPAALGYDLMAFLSLAISQTRAGAVENGLAAIPEVIEVHATTGDADLMAKVVARSTADLYRITNQILAIDGIQRTSTAISVVELMPPRYDGLLSRLTEQESRSSE; the protein is encoded by the coding sequence ATGACCATCGCGAGCTCTCGCACCCTGGATTCCCTTGACGGCCGGATCATCCTTGCCCTGGACGAGGATCCGGAAGCCAGCGCCCTGGCCCTTTCGCGGACGCTCGGCGTCGCGCGGAACACGGTCCACGCCCGGCTTTCACGGCTCGAGCGCAGCGGTGCCCTCCGCTCCTTCAGCCGCAGGCTGGACCCCGCCGCACTTGGCTATGACCTGATGGCCTTCCTCTCACTGGCCATCAGCCAGACGCGGGCGGGAGCGGTGGAAAACGGGCTCGCGGCCATCCCGGAGGTCATCGAGGTGCACGCCACAACCGGCGACGCGGACCTGATGGCCAAGGTGGTGGCCCGGAGCACGGCCGATCTCTACCGCATCACCAACCAGATCCTGGCAATCGACGGGATCCAGCGGACCAGCACGGCCATCTCGGTGGTTGAACTTATGCCGCCCCGCTATGACGGCCTCCTGAGCCGGCTGACGGAACAGGAATCCCGCTCCTCCGAGTAA
- a CDS encoding DEAD/DEAH box helicase family protein: MTNFIGGVAAEQLTEGLYELLSTDLLGTRLDQAAELQPVFRDVEDEESSDILSRHVADAVRQALAAAKPTERVALANKLLQELHHTDRIAEGPTQLQSLHRPDTLKRRQLRRPATRLSDSALLTNSKDEPNLAAELRAEIESADTVDLLCAFVRWTGLRLLEPALERLQERGARVRVLTTTYMGATERRAIDELVTRYGAEVKINYETQATRLHAKAWLFRRNSGFDTAYVGSSNLSQAALLDGLEWNVKLSSVGTPTLLQKFEVTFESYWEQRAFQSYDPERDGEKLDAALERNGGRCTAAPDATTGLEVQPFLHQEEMLEELEAERLKGFNHNLLVAATGTGKTVIAALDYKSLCEAAGRDLKLLFVAHRQEILKQAMRTYRDVLQDGAFGELYVGDNKPKEWKHLFASVQSLSSLGIEQLEPDFFDVVVIDEFHHAMAPTYRRLLEHLQPKQLLGLTATPERGDGVDVAKQFFDGRTASELRLWDALDADLLVPFHYFGVSDDVDLSQLEWKRGNYDTTQLSNLYTGNDARAAKVIRELRDKVTSTDQMRAIGFCVSVQHAHYMAEVFNGAGIASVAVDGSTNDADRAAALERLRRREINCIFAVDLFNEGLDLPQVDTILLLRPTQSATIFLQQLGRGLRRAEGKAVLTIMDFIGQQRREFRFDLRYRALTGYGRQELEKAVEDDFPYLPSGSQIVLDRVAQQVVLDNIKAQLRFNRAELVRDIGSYAETELDAYLERSGNDVKSIYRSTRDSWTGYLRQAGLIEGFSPVETALRGKIEDLKDADEKKLLGPGLLTW, from the coding sequence GTGACTAATTTCATTGGGGGAGTGGCGGCGGAGCAGCTAACCGAGGGCTTGTACGAACTACTCAGCACAGACCTACTCGGCACCCGCCTGGACCAGGCAGCAGAGCTACAGCCGGTCTTCCGTGACGTCGAAGACGAAGAAAGCTCGGACATCCTCTCCCGTCATGTAGCCGACGCCGTTCGCCAGGCGCTGGCGGCAGCCAAGCCGACGGAACGCGTGGCGCTCGCAAACAAGCTCCTCCAAGAGCTTCACCACACCGACCGCATAGCCGAAGGCCCTACGCAACTCCAGTCACTCCACCGTCCGGACACCCTAAAGCGCCGACAACTCCGCCGACCCGCCACCAGGCTGAGTGACTCAGCGCTGCTGACCAACAGCAAGGACGAGCCCAATCTCGCCGCGGAGCTCCGGGCCGAGATCGAGTCCGCCGACACCGTCGACCTGCTCTGCGCCTTCGTCCGGTGGACGGGCCTCCGGCTGCTCGAGCCTGCCCTCGAGCGGCTCCAGGAGCGGGGAGCCCGTGTGAGAGTTCTCACCACCACGTACATGGGCGCCACGGAACGGCGCGCCATCGACGAGCTCGTCACGCGGTACGGCGCTGAAGTGAAGATCAACTACGAAACCCAAGCCACGCGCCTGCACGCCAAAGCTTGGCTGTTCCGCCGCAACTCCGGCTTCGACACCGCCTACGTCGGGAGTTCCAACCTCAGCCAGGCTGCCTTGCTGGATGGCCTGGAATGGAACGTTAAGCTCAGCTCAGTTGGCACTCCCACTCTCCTGCAGAAGTTCGAGGTCACCTTCGAGAGCTACTGGGAGCAGCGGGCATTCCAGAGCTACGATCCGGAACGCGACGGCGAAAAGCTGGACGCCGCCCTGGAACGTAACGGTGGTCGCTGTACCGCGGCCCCAGATGCCACCACCGGCCTCGAAGTACAGCCCTTCCTCCACCAGGAGGAGATGCTCGAAGAACTGGAGGCGGAGCGCCTCAAGGGCTTCAACCACAACCTCTTAGTGGCAGCCACCGGCACCGGCAAGACTGTCATCGCCGCCCTGGACTACAAAAGCCTCTGCGAGGCGGCCGGCCGCGATCTCAAGCTGCTCTTCGTCGCCCATCGGCAGGAGATCCTCAAACAGGCTATGCGGACGTACCGTGACGTCCTGCAGGACGGTGCCTTCGGCGAACTCTATGTGGGGGACAACAAGCCGAAGGAATGGAAGCACCTCTTCGCCTCCGTCCAGTCGCTGTCCTCGCTCGGCATCGAACAGCTGGAGCCCGACTTCTTCGACGTCGTCGTCATCGATGAATTCCACCACGCCATGGCGCCCACCTACCGGCGCCTGCTGGAGCACTTGCAGCCAAAGCAACTTCTCGGACTCACTGCGACACCGGAACGCGGCGACGGGGTCGACGTCGCCAAGCAGTTCTTCGACGGGCGCACCGCCAGTGAGCTCAGGCTGTGGGACGCCCTGGACGCTGACCTGCTGGTGCCGTTCCACTACTTCGGCGTCTCGGACGACGTCGACCTGAGCCAGCTGGAATGGAAGCGCGGCAACTACGACACCACCCAACTCAGCAACCTCTACACCGGCAACGACGCCCGCGCTGCCAAGGTGATCCGCGAACTACGCGACAAGGTCACCAGTACCGACCAGATGCGGGCAATCGGTTTCTGCGTATCGGTCCAGCATGCCCACTACATGGCCGAGGTGTTCAACGGCGCCGGCATTGCCTCCGTCGCCGTTGATGGCAGCACCAACGACGCCGACCGTGCTGCTGCGCTGGAGCGCCTCCGCCGGCGGGAGATCAACTGCATCTTCGCCGTAGACCTCTTCAACGAAGGCCTGGACCTGCCGCAGGTGGACACCATCCTGCTCCTCAGGCCCACACAGAGCGCCACGATCTTCCTCCAACAGCTGGGGCGGGGGCTGCGCCGGGCCGAGGGCAAGGCGGTTCTGACGATCATGGACTTCATCGGCCAGCAACGGCGTGAGTTCCGCTTCGATCTGCGGTACCGGGCGCTCACCGGCTACGGACGCCAGGAGCTGGAGAAGGCCGTCGAGGACGACTTCCCCTACCTGCCATCGGGCTCCCAGATTGTGTTAGACAGGGTGGCGCAGCAGGTGGTGCTGGACAACATCAAGGCACAGCTACGGTTCAACCGGGCGGAACTCGTTCGAGACATTGGTTCATATGCGGAGACCGAGCTGGACGCCTACCTGGAGCGGTCTGGAAACGATGTGAAGTCGATCTACCGGTCGACCAGGGATTCCTGGACCGGTTACCTTCGCCAGGCCGGGTTGATCGAGGGGTTCTCGCCGGTGGAGACGGCGCTCCGCGGCAAGATCGAGGATCTGAAGGATGCCGATGAGAAGAAGCTCCTGGGCCCAGGGCTCCTGACATGGTGA
- a CDS encoding amino acid permease has translation MEQQTMTSGRALGAALKPRQLTMMGLGSAIGAGLFIGSGAGIQAAGPAVLIAYLVAGTLIILVMWALGEMAAANPDSGAFSVYTAKAYGPVAGATVGWLWWLQLVVVIAAEALGAAGLLATIFPALPVWLMAFVFIVVLTAVNLTSVKNFGEFEFWFALLKVAAIVGFLLVGAALLFGWLPGVQSPGLANFTGAGFAPSGFAGIATALFVVAFAFGGTEIVSVAAAETAEPARSVKTAVRTVLWRILVFYIGAIFVIAAVVPVGSAGLKSPFAAVLDAAGMPGAATAITLVAVAALLSALNANLYGASRMAYSLAERGEAPRLLASVSKARVPVVAVLASVAFGVVTVVLELVFPEKVLSILLNIVGSTCLLVWTSALLAQLALRLRADREGTELPLRMPGFPWLTCFGLLILAAIFTVGFIGEDSRPQLLSTFALVALLALANWLHHRSGKVAPLVESSDGAKQSVLID, from the coding sequence ATGGAACAACAGACAATGACGTCTGGCCGCGCACTGGGCGCCGCACTCAAACCCCGACAGCTCACGATGATGGGGCTCGGAAGCGCCATCGGCGCGGGCCTCTTCATCGGCTCCGGCGCCGGCATCCAGGCTGCAGGCCCGGCCGTGCTGATCGCGTACCTCGTGGCCGGTACGCTCATCATCCTGGTGATGTGGGCCCTCGGCGAGATGGCCGCCGCCAACCCGGACAGCGGCGCCTTCTCCGTCTATACCGCCAAGGCCTACGGGCCGGTGGCCGGTGCCACGGTGGGCTGGCTCTGGTGGCTGCAGCTCGTGGTGGTCATCGCGGCCGAAGCGCTTGGTGCGGCAGGCCTGCTGGCCACCATCTTCCCGGCGCTGCCGGTGTGGCTGATGGCCTTCGTGTTCATCGTGGTGCTCACCGCCGTGAATCTGACCAGCGTGAAGAACTTCGGCGAGTTCGAGTTCTGGTTCGCGCTGCTCAAGGTGGCGGCCATCGTGGGGTTCCTCCTGGTGGGCGCGGCCCTGCTCTTCGGCTGGCTGCCCGGCGTGCAGTCGCCGGGCCTGGCCAACTTCACCGGCGCCGGATTCGCACCCAGCGGTTTCGCCGGTATCGCCACGGCACTCTTCGTGGTGGCCTTTGCATTCGGCGGCACCGAGATCGTGTCCGTGGCCGCAGCCGAGACCGCAGAGCCGGCCCGCAGCGTGAAGACAGCAGTCCGGACGGTGCTGTGGCGCATCCTGGTCTTCTACATCGGTGCGATCTTCGTCATCGCCGCAGTGGTTCCCGTGGGCTCGGCGGGGCTGAAGAGCCCGTTCGCCGCAGTGCTGGATGCGGCCGGCATGCCCGGCGCGGCTACCGCCATCACCCTGGTGGCCGTGGCAGCACTGCTCTCGGCCCTCAACGCCAACCTCTACGGCGCGTCCCGGATGGCGTACTCGCTCGCCGAGCGGGGAGAAGCACCGCGTCTGCTCGCTTCTGTTTCCAAGGCCCGGGTCCCGGTTGTCGCCGTCCTGGCCAGCGTCGCTTTCGGCGTTGTCACGGTTGTGCTGGAGCTGGTTTTCCCCGAGAAGGTCCTTTCCATCCTGCTCAACATCGTGGGTTCGACGTGTCTGTTGGTGTGGACGTCCGCGCTCCTGGCCCAGCTTGCGCTGCGCCTCCGCGCCGACCGCGAGGGAACGGAGCTCCCCCTGCGGATGCCCGGATTCCCGTGGCTAACGTGCTTTGGCCTGCTCATCCTCGCGGCGATCTTCACGGTGGGCTTCATCGGTGAGGATTCCCGGCCCCAGCTCCTGAGCACTTTCGCGCTCGTGGCGCTGCTGGCGCTGGCGAACTGGCTGCACCACCGGAGCGGGAAGGTTGCGCCGCTTGTCGAGTCTTCGGATGGTGCCAAGCAGTCGGTGCTCATCGACTGA
- a CDS encoding putative transposase codes for MPTQMPLPLIEDLGAVLIGSSAALLENETHGGKVFLNGQLCWVWDAGQDDLRRLAAVQLVRTGAARVNEVAAGFGVTPESLRRWRVSLTGEGVSALAPVKKGPKGPTVLTGEKAAEIRRLRAGGASLRATAAAAGVSTDTVRRALAGDESNTPEAGQISANKGGSAPGASTSPTQLVLPVLPEPTDRSGERAAARSGLLECAVPVFAPAARVPLAGLFLALPALEATGLLACAKATFSALPDGFYGLETMLLDAVLRALAGEPRAEGATRIDPVALGRVLGLDRAPEVKTIRRKIGFLAQTGKAGDLLTALAIHHLHPGGDSERGGEGGDLAAVLYVDGHVRAYQGTKKIGKVHSTRLKFPVPATEETWVSDAHGSPVLVVMAKPGTALTGELRALLPQLRTIIGDSRRVLVGFDRGGWSPALFKHMDEAGFDVLTWRKGTTADIPEDSFTEVAHVDTHGETRTWNAADTAVDLALATTGEAFRMRQISRIVPVRGGATRQIHILTTDQGTPAGEVIYRMGSRWRQENYFRYARIHFDLDSHDAYTSTDDDPERSVPNPDKKKAYQKVVAARAHYDQVLARTDAAMLALRTPAPGTNEVTITNAMHNQVTAPLWAAETALGQAETAHQKIPVRVPLGALSPGQQILDTETKLITHAIRMAAFNTATTLAREIRTNTGYARAAEEAHTLARHALTGSGDIDTTTPGYLTIRLDPLPTARATAAIGELCQHLTTTQTRYPGTGLILRYEIKNHA; via the coding sequence ATGCCAACCCAGATGCCCCTGCCGTTGATCGAGGACCTCGGTGCCGTGTTGATCGGATCCTCCGCGGCGTTGCTGGAAAATGAGACGCACGGCGGCAAGGTTTTCCTCAATGGCCAGTTGTGCTGGGTGTGGGATGCCGGCCAGGATGACCTGCGCCGCCTGGCCGCGGTGCAGTTGGTGCGGACCGGCGCCGCCCGGGTCAACGAGGTAGCGGCAGGCTTTGGCGTCACCCCGGAATCCTTGCGGCGCTGGCGGGTCAGTCTTACCGGCGAGGGCGTCTCCGCGTTGGCGCCGGTGAAGAAAGGCCCCAAGGGCCCGACGGTGCTGACCGGGGAGAAAGCGGCCGAGATCCGCCGCCTGCGTGCCGGTGGTGCGAGCCTGCGGGCAACGGCTGCAGCGGCCGGGGTCTCCACCGACACTGTCCGGCGCGCCCTCGCCGGCGATGAGTCAAACACCCCGGAAGCCGGCCAAATCAGCGCTAACAAAGGCGGATCAGCGCCCGGCGCATCAACGTCGCCGACCCAGCTGGTGTTGCCCGTGCTGCCGGAGCCGACGGATCGTTCCGGGGAACGGGCAGCAGCCCGTTCCGGGCTCCTCGAATGCGCGGTCCCGGTGTTTGCCCCGGCGGCCCGGGTGCCGTTGGCCGGGCTGTTTCTGGCCTTGCCGGCGCTGGAGGCCACCGGGCTGTTGGCCTGCGCGAAGGCAACGTTCTCGGCGTTGCCGGACGGGTTTTACGGGCTGGAAACCATGCTCCTTGACGCCGTGTTGCGGGCCCTGGCCGGGGAACCCCGTGCCGAAGGCGCCACCCGGATCGATCCCGTGGCCCTGGGCCGGGTGTTGGGCCTGGACCGGGCCCCGGAAGTAAAAACCATCCGCCGCAAAATCGGGTTCCTGGCCCAGACCGGTAAGGCCGGTGACCTGCTCACCGCCCTCGCCATCCACCACCTCCACCCAGGGGGCGATAGTGAGCGCGGTGGTGAGGGCGGGGATCTGGCTGCTGTTCTCTATGTTGACGGGCACGTCCGCGCCTACCAGGGCACCAAGAAAATCGGGAAGGTCCATTCCACGAGGCTGAAGTTCCCGGTCCCGGCGACCGAGGAAACCTGGGTCTCTGACGCGCACGGTTCCCCGGTGCTGGTCGTCATGGCCAAACCCGGCACCGCCCTGACCGGTGAACTGCGGGCCCTGCTGCCGCAGCTGCGCACCATCATCGGAGACTCCCGGCGGGTGCTGGTTGGTTTTGACCGGGGAGGCTGGTCACCGGCGCTCTTCAAGCACATGGACGAGGCCGGCTTCGACGTCCTGACCTGGCGCAAAGGCACCACGGCGGACATCCCCGAGGACAGCTTCACCGAGGTCGCCCATGTGGACACCCACGGGGAAACGAGGACCTGGAACGCGGCGGACACGGCCGTTGATCTGGCCCTGGCCACCACCGGGGAAGCGTTCCGGATGCGACAGATCAGCCGGATTGTCCCGGTCAGGGGCGGGGCAACCCGGCAGATCCACATCCTCACCACCGATCAGGGGACGCCTGCCGGTGAGGTGATCTACCGGATGGGGTCCCGCTGGCGGCAGGAAAACTACTTCCGCTACGCCCGCATCCATTTCGACCTGGACTCCCACGACGCCTACACCTCCACCGATGATGACCCCGAAAGGTCAGTGCCCAACCCGGACAAGAAAAAGGCCTACCAAAAAGTCGTCGCCGCCCGCGCCCACTACGACCAGGTCCTGGCCCGAACAGACGCCGCGATGCTCGCGCTGCGGACACCAGCCCCAGGCACCAACGAAGTCACCATCACCAACGCCATGCACAACCAGGTCACCGCGCCACTCTGGGCCGCGGAAACCGCTCTGGGCCAGGCAGAAACCGCCCACCAGAAGATCCCCGTCAGAGTTCCGTTGGGAGCACTCTCACCCGGCCAACAAATCCTCGACACCGAGACCAAACTCATCACCCACGCGATCAGGATGGCCGCATTCAACACCGCCACCACCCTCGCCCGGGAAATCCGGACCAACACCGGCTACGCCCGCGCCGCCGAAGAAGCCCACACACTGGCACGGCACGCGCTCACCGGCAGCGGCGATATCGACACCACCACCCCCGGCTACCTCACGATCCGGCTGGACCCACTCCCCACGGCGCGGGCCACGGCGGCAATCGGCGAGCTCTGCCAGCACCTCACCACCACCCAAACCCGCTACCCCGGCACCGGGCTAATTCTGCGCTACGAAATCAAAAACCACGCCTGA